The following is a genomic window from Bacteroidia bacterium.
TCGATGCGCATGTCCATGCGCGCGAGATTGAGGGCTCCATCTCCTTTTTTCTGACCGGCGCGCACCGCCACGATGCCCCAGCTGCCGCCGGCCGCGTAGAGTATGCTCTTGCCGTCACGAGACAATTCGTAGCCTCCGATACCGTCGAAGACGGTTTCCTCTTTCTGTGCCGCAATGTCATAGCGCAACAGCGCGCGCTGGCCGTCCTTTATCCTGATGTACAGCACGGCACCTTCGCCGGCTTCGAGACTGAAGTAGGTGGCGTCGCTGACGGGCAAGGCGACAACGCGATCGGCGAATCCCTCCGCACTGATGCGTACCTTCGGTGCGCGGGCGGTATCCGCGGATGCGGGGCCTCCTTCTTCGTCACTGCGCCAGGGACGGAACGCCGGGACCTCGGGATGCAACGCGGCGGCGTACACGCGTGTGGCGTTGGTGTAGAGATAGCGGAATTCGAAGGCGCTGAATGTCAGATTAAAGTCGCGGTTGGAGAGAAAGAACATGTATTTGCCGTCGCGCGAGAATACCGGATTGAAGTCATTGGACATTCCGGAGCTGAGCAGCAGCGGCGTATCCTTCTCCGTGTCGTACACCCAGATACCGTTGAGGTCGCTCGGTGCAACGTCGGTGTACACGAGCCAGCGGCTGTCGGGGGACCAACGGAAGTGCGTGATGTCGTATCGTCGGCCGCGCACAAGCTCGCGCACGGCACCCGTGGCTACGTCGGCGATGCAGAGGCCGCGCGCCTTGTCCGCGAAGGCGATACGCCGGCCGTCCGGCGACCATTGCACGGAAAATATCCAGCCGCGGGATCCGCTGGTGAGCTGCCGCGCAGGGGAGGTATTATCGGCGGGACGCAGCCATATTTCGTACTCACCGCTCTGATCGCTGACGTATGCTATCGTTTTTCCGTCGGGAGACCAGGATGCGGCGCGCTCGCGCACTCCCTGCGTGCCGGTGAGATTGCGGATTTCGCCATGCTCGGCGGGGACGCTGAACAGATCGCCACGCGCCGCCATGATGACGCGTTTGGCCGAAGGTGAGAGCGCGGTGCCCTCGATGAAATCACTGACGCTCCGGATGCCCGGCAGTGTCTCGCGGCCGTCGGCGCGCAGGCCGATACGGAGTTGCCGCGAACTTCCGCTGCGCGTTTCATATACATGAAGTTCGCCGCCGCATTCATAGATGATCGCGTCCGGACCGCTGCTCGGCCACAGTACGTCCCAGGTATCGTGTTGCGTCACTCTTCGCACGGTTTTTCCGTTCAGATCCATGGCAAAGAGATTGAGCGTGAATTCCCTGTCGGAGGTGAAATACAATGTATCGCCGATCCACATCGGCTGGTTGTCCGTCATGATGTGGTCGGTCAGGCGTTCGGCGGAAACCTTCTCAAGATCGAAGAGCCAGACGTCCTGCGCGCGTCCTCCGCGGGTACGTTTCCATGTGCGCCATTCGCGGGAAATAGGAGTGTACACCATGCGCTTGCCGTCCGGCCCAAATTCCCCCATGCCTCCCTCAGGGATGATGAGCGGCGTTTCGAGTCCTCCGGAAAAGGGGATGGTGTAGAAACGGCTCAATCGTTCGTCCCAGGGCAGGCGGTTCGCACGGAACAGTATGCGCGTGCCGTCCGGCGTCCACCCCAGCACCTGATGATCGAAGCCACCACGCGGCGGCATTACACCCGCATCGTTGTACCAGGTCAGCTGCCGGGGCGTACCACCCTCGCTGGGCATGACGTATATCTGTCTGCTGCCGCTGTACTCGGCTGAAAACGCTATCCACTTTCCGTCGGGCGAAAATTTCGGGAAGAGCTCCTGTCCCTCATGCGACGTGAGCTGCCGCGCTGTACCACCGTTTGCAGACACAGTGTAGATGTCGCCTGCGTGGACGAACACCACGGCGTCGCGGTGTATGTCGGGGAAGCGAAGAAGCCGCTTGCCATCGTTGTCGACATCGGCCCGCGTCGCGAGTGGCTGGGCGCCGGCGGCGGCGACGAAGAGCATAAGGAACATGATGAGGTGAGCCGGGGGAGACAGGTGCGATGGGGTCATTGTGTATCCTCGTTGCGTTGGGGCAATCCTTGTGCTACGTGTTTTGAAAATAGGAGTTTCATTCGGGAATTCTGTTACCGGATTTGGCTCTGTGAGACAAAGGAGAACGCTGGTCCCGAACCGCACCCACGGGAGATTTCAATGCAGGAAAGATTTCAATGCAGCGGAGAATCCGTATATTGCACCGAATCGCATCACATTCACCATCGTCCCGCGCATCATGCAAACGTTTGAACTCCTCGCCCTCGTCACCTTCCTCACATCCTATCTGCTGAGTGCTCTGCGCGCCATCGCCACACCGGAGCAGTATCGTGACAGGGAAATTGCATTCTACCGCAGCGGGAAGGTGGGCGTCTTCGAGCTCGTCTCCTTTCTGCTCACCGGACTCGCGCTGGGATTTCTCATCGTGCATTTTGTACTTGAGACTCCGAAAATCTCTCAGATACTGCTCTATGGCATGATCATCATCTTCGACCTGATGATGCCCTTTCATTTCTTCCCGTTTTTCCGCGACCGCATGGTGAGTTCATTGAAGCAGAAAACTGCGGCGCAGTACCGCAGTTCCGGGCTGAAACGCCTCGCCATCGCCGCGGTGATCATCCTGCTTCCGTTCATCTACCGCTGATGCCCGCTCGCGCGGTCTGCGTATCGCTACGTATACTGCCATGTTGGGTATGTTTCGGGTGAGCCCCGCATCAGCCCGAGGCTGACGACGTATTTCGACTCTGACAAACCGCAGGGAGGGGAATGTAACGCAGGGGCGCAGAGGCGCAGAGGTGCAGAGGCGCAGAAGGAAATACGATATTGGGGCATGAACCATTATCTCATTCCCACCTACCCTTGTGCCTCTCCACATGGATTTCTTCTCCATATGCCAGTCCTGTGACTCTCTGCGCTGAGTTCTTCTCATCCCTGGATCATTGCTCTGCGTCTCCGCGCCTTTGCGTCTCTGCGTTCAATTCCCTTCCCCTGCGTCTTTCCTTTGCATCTCTGTGTAGGCACGCGCGGTACCTCCAGTGCGGCGCTCCTGAATCTGGATAAAATGGTGGTAGCAGCAACATCGTTCGGGATTCGCGGTAGCTTCGGCTTCGCTCAGCTACCGTCGAAGGGCGGTTCATGGTTTGTCCTGTTCCCTGAACGGCTGTACTTTTGTACGACAGGCAACGCATCCTTCACTTTGCTGGATAGTAACGATTCATGGCCGTATCGCTGTACAACACGCTGACGAAAAAACTGGAAGAATTCAAACCCCTCACAGAGGGTCAGGTGCGCATGTACACCTGCGGCCCGACGGTGTACAATTTTTTCCACATTGGTAATGCGCGTTCGTTCGTGATGTCGGACGTCATTCGGCGCTATCTCGAGTATCGCGGCTACGCGGTGACCTACGTCATGAACATCACGGATGTGGACGACAAGATCATCAAGGCCGCGAATGAAGAAGGCGTGCCGTCGTCGGCTATCGCCGAGCGCTATACCGCGGCTTTTCTGCAGGATACGGAGCGCTTCGGTATCCGTCCCGCCACGGTCCACCCTCGCGCCACAGAGTGCATCACAGATATCATCGGGCACATCGAGGGCCTGATAGCGAACGGCTCGGCCTATGTGGTTGAGGGCGATGTGTATTTTTCCGTGGAGGCCTTTGCGGAGTACGGCAAGCTCAGCGGCAAACTCGTGGAGGATTTGCGCATGGGCGCCCGTGTGGACACAGATGATCGCAAGGTGCATCCGGCCGATTTCGCGCTGTGGAAAAGCGCAAAGCCGGGCGAACCCTCGTGGGAGTCGCCCTGGGGCAACGGCAGGCCGGGTTGGCATATCGAATGCTCGGTGATGTCGCAGAAATACCTCGGCGAAACGTTCGATATTCACGCGGGCGGCAACGATCTGATCTTTCCGCATCATGAAAATGAAATCGCGCAGAGCGAAGCGCTCACGCATGCGCCTTTCGCGCGCTATTGGATTCATTTCGGTTTTCTGAATGTGGACAATGAAAAAATGTCCAAATCGCTCGGTAATTTTTTTACCGCGCGCGAAATCCTCGACAAGTACAGCGCCGAAAGTCTCCGCTTTTTCTATCTTCAGACGCATTACCGCAGCCCGTTGAATTTCGTGCAGGAGGGCCTGGACGCCGCGAAGGCGGGTTTGCAGAAGCTGCAGAGTTTGTACGATACTCTCGGTGGCGACGGAGCCGGCGCAAATGGCTTCGACGTATCGCCGTACGAGCAGCGCTTCATCGAGGCCATGGACAATGACTTCAATGCTCCGGCGGCGCTTGGTGTGCTGTTCGAACTCGTGCGCGACGTCAACGCCCGTCTGCATTCCGCGGAAGGGGTGAACGCCGAAAGCCGGGCCGCTGTGCGTGCGTTTCTTCGTCGTACGGCTCTGGACGTCTTCGGTGTCGTTGCCGAGAGCGGTGAGCGGCAGGGTGAGGACAGTGCCCTGGTGGAGCAACTCATGCAACTGCTGATTGATCTGCGCAGCGAAGCGCGAGCGCAGAAGCAATGGGAGCTGTCGGATCGCATACGCGACGGTTTGAGTGAACGCGGCATCGTCCTGGAGGACGGTCGCGATGGTACGAAATGGAAACGGCAATCATGAACGGTCAGGGGCACCATGAGTACAAGCAGTGATCCCTCATTTCTCTGGAGCAATTATTTTCGCCGCGACGACGAGAAGGATATTTTCACGCTGTTGCGAGGTATCCCGATCTTTGAGGATCTGAGCAGGCGCGATTTGAAGGCGCTCGAACGTATTCTTCACCGCAGAAAATATCACGGTGGGGAATATGTGTTTCGAGAGGGCGATCCCGGCCTGGGAATGTACATCATCGAACAAGGGGAGATTTCCATCGTCAGCGAAAGCCGGAGCTGCGAAATTTCGCGTTTACGCAAAGGCGAATTTTTCGGAGAAATGGCGCTGTTCAGCGACAGGCCGCGCACTGCCAGCGCCGTAGCCTACGACGATACGAAGCTGTTCGGCTTTTTCCAGCCCGATCTGTTCGGACTTCTGGAAACGAGTCCGCGTATCGGCGTGAAAGTCGTTCTCAAACTCGCGCGCATTCTGAGTGAGCGCCTGTACAAGGCCAGCGAGGAGAATACGCGTCTCGTCACGGAACAGCAGCGCAACCCGGCTCCGTGATGCTCACCAACACCAAAATACTGATCGTTCTTCTGCTGCTGTTCATTGCGGCCTTTCTGGCGCTGACGGTGTACACCATCGGGACGGTCGTGGCGATGCTCCTCCTGTCCCTGTTATTCGCCTTCATCATTTCGCCCGCCGTGGATTTCCTGGAAGGGAAGGGAGTCCCGCGAACGGCGGCGGCTGTTGTGGTTTTTCTCTTTGCCCTGGCGGCCTTCGCCTTCGTGGTGTACATTCTCTCGCCGCTGATATTCGAGCAATTACTTTCCCTGCAGGAAATGCTCAATCTCGGACAATTGCGACGGGGAATCACGCGATTCGAACGACTGTTGCAGCGGAACCTCTCCTTCCTCGGTGTGCGACGCATCACGTTTGGCACCAAGGTCGAGGAGTGGCTC
Proteins encoded in this region:
- a CDS encoding S41 family peptidase, with the protein product MTPSHLSPPAHLIMFLMLFVAAAGAQPLATRADVDNDGKRLLRFPDIHRDAVVFVHAGDIYTVSANGGTARQLTSHEGQELFPKFSPDGKWIAFSAEYSGSRQIYVMPSEGGTPRQLTWYNDAGVMPPRGGFDHQVLGWTPDGTRILFRANRLPWDERLSRFYTIPFSGGLETPLIIPEGGMGEFGPDGKRMVYTPISREWRTWKRTRGGRAQDVWLFDLEKVSAERLTDHIMTDNQPMWIGDTLYFTSDREFTLNLFAMDLNGKTVRRVTQHDTWDVLWPSSGPDAIIYECGGELHVYETRSGSSRQLRIGLRADGRETLPGIRSVSDFIEGTALSPSAKRVIMAARGDLFSVPAEHGEIRNLTGTQGVRERAASWSPDGKTIAYVSDQSGEYEIWLRPADNTSPARQLTSGSRGWIFSVQWSPDGRRIAFADKARGLCIADVATGAVRELVRGRRYDITHFRWSPDSRWLVYTDVAPSDLNGIWVYDTEKDTPLLLSSGMSNDFNPVFSRDGKYMFFLSNRDFNLTFSAFEFRYLYTNATRVYAAALHPEVPAFRPWRSDEEGGPASADTARAPKVRISAEGFADRVVALPVSDATYFSLEAGEGAVLYIRIKDGQRALLRYDIAAQKEETVFDGIGGYELSRDGKSILYAAGGSWGIVAVRAGQKKGDGALNLARMDMRIDPRLEWRQMFSDAWRIMRDWFYDPAMHGYDWDALRGKYASLLPALGRRSDLDFIIGEMISELNAGHTYVNSGDEHRVKRIEGGLLGCEFEDAGNRYYRIGKVFEGENWHEAFRSPLTEHGVNVRAGDYLIAVDDKEIVVPDNPFRFLENTHGRTVKVTVNTRPSPEGARNVMVRPVKSETNVRFLDWVKRNMAWVDSASGGRIGYIWIPNTAAEGNRELFKWFYPQANKQALILDDRYNGGGFIPYNMIELLDRQALNYWARRNIEPMSAPDVFHRGPKVCLINHYSSSGGDAFPYYFKKRGLGQLIGTRTWGGLIGLTGQPNFVDGGSVSVPTFRFYDPEGNWVIENEGVSPDIEVIDRPDLVARGIDPSLQKAVEVLLRELQENPVRPVPRPVPPDESRPGSR
- the cysS gene encoding cysteine--tRNA ligase; translated protein: MAVSLYNTLTKKLEEFKPLTEGQVRMYTCGPTVYNFFHIGNARSFVMSDVIRRYLEYRGYAVTYVMNITDVDDKIIKAANEEGVPSSAIAERYTAAFLQDTERFGIRPATVHPRATECITDIIGHIEGLIANGSAYVVEGDVYFSVEAFAEYGKLSGKLVEDLRMGARVDTDDRKVHPADFALWKSAKPGEPSWESPWGNGRPGWHIECSVMSQKYLGETFDIHAGGNDLIFPHHENEIAQSEALTHAPFARYWIHFGFLNVDNEKMSKSLGNFFTAREILDKYSAESLRFFYLQTHYRSPLNFVQEGLDAAKAGLQKLQSLYDTLGGDGAGANGFDVSPYEQRFIEAMDNDFNAPAALGVLFELVRDVNARLHSAEGVNAESRAAVRAFLRRTALDVFGVVAESGERQGEDSALVEQLMQLLIDLRSEARAQKQWELSDRIRDGLSERGIVLEDGRDGTKWKRQS
- a CDS encoding cyclic nucleotide-binding domain-containing protein produces the protein MSTSSDPSFLWSNYFRRDDEKDIFTLLRGIPIFEDLSRRDLKALERILHRRKYHGGEYVFREGDPGLGMYIIEQGEISIVSESRSCEISRLRKGEFFGEMALFSDRPRTASAVAYDDTKLFGFFQPDLFGLLETSPRIGVKVVLKLARILSERLYKASEENTRLVTEQQRNPAP